In the Streptomyces sp. SJL17-4 genome, GCCCCGCGCGGTGGGCCGCAGCCGACGACCGCGGGCACTCCGGCCATGCGTCAACTGTGCCGTCAGGCCCAGGACATCGACGCCCCCATGGGTGCGGCGGACCTGTGCCGCGGCATGTACGGACGCTGAGCATCCGCGCCCGGGATCAGGCGCCGTTCGCCCCGGGGATCAGCCGCCGTTCGCCCCGGGAGTCCTGGACTCCATCGCCTCCTTGGCCCGCTTGCCCATCTCCTCGGCCGGGACGTCCTCGATGTGCGAGGCGACGCTCCAGCGGTGCCCGAAGGGGTCCTCGAACTGGCCGGTGCGGTCGCCGTAGAACTCGTCCTTGACCGCCGACAGCTCCTTCGCGCCCTGGGCGAGCGCCCTGGCGAAGACCGCGTCGACGTCCGCCACGTACACGTGCAGGGTGACCGGCGTGCCGCCGATCGCCTTGGGGGAGCGGAACCCGATGTCCGGGAACTCGTCCGCGAGCATGATGACCGCGTTCCCGAGGGCCAGCTCCGCGTGGCCGATCTTGCCGCCCGGGGCCGGCATCCTCATGCGCTCCTCGGCGCCGAGCACGGCCGTGTAGAAGTCGATCCCGGCCGCGGCTCCGTCGATACAGAGGTACGGCGTGACCCGCGGGTACCCCTCGGGGATGGGTTGTACGGTCACGGTTTCCGCCTTTCCCGACAAGGGCGGTCGCCTCGACCGCCACCTCCGCCCACTGATATCCCGGGGCCCCGGGCCGGCCACCGAAGCCGCGCGGCGGGCGGCCACTGGATGCCCCGAAGAGCGGCAGCGGCGTCGTCGGCGCCCATTCGTCCCGCGACCGTGCGACGGCCTGTGACGCCCGTGGGGCTACCCGTCCGTACGCGCGGACCCGCGGTCACCGGTGGGGCGGGTGCGCCGCTTGGCGGAACGGCTTCACCGCATGAACGATCCGGCAGGCCGCCGTGCGGGCCCTCCGGTGGTTCAGCGGGGGGCGCCGCCGACGTATCGCTCCAGGTCACGGCGGCGGGACACATGGCCGCGCCAGCCGGCCAGCAGCACCAGCACGGTCCAGGCGACGAGGCCGCCGACGAGCCCGTCCAGCCGGCCGGCCGCGTCGATCTCGTCGGCCTGCTCCATGGGCACCTTGCCGCGTGAGTCGCGCACGACGGCGAGGCGTTCGCCGACCTCCGGGGCGCCGCTGCCGCGGTGGACGAACCTCTCCGCCAGCTCCTGGCCGTCGGAGCCGCGCAGGGTCAGCTCGTGGTTCTTGCTGGTGGTGCCGGCCGCGCTGTCGGCCACCACGACGACGTCCTCACGGATCCCGTACCGCTCAAGTGCCAGTTCGGGCGCGTACTGGACCGCGCCGACCAGCACGAACAGCGCCGGAGCTGCCGCGAGCAGCACCAGCCAGATGCCCCGGTGCAGCGCGTGCAGAAGCACCCCGAAGACCACGCACAGCACCACTCCGGCGGCGATGGCGACCCATTCCGCGCTCGGGACGAGGAACGAGACACCCGAGACCACAGCGGCCGAACCCCAGACGTACAGCACCAGGGCGAGGGTGCGACCCACCGCCGTACGCCGTCGGGCGGACCGGCGCACGGAGGCGGGCGGATGGCCGACGCCGGGTGCTGCCGCGCTGCCGGGTATGGCCTCTGACATGCACGTTCTCCTGGTTCTGAGCGCCCCTCACGGAGGGACTGCGGGCGACGGTGCACGATAGCCCACGGGCGGCGGCTGGAAGGCGGACTGGAAGGCGGAAGGGAGGCGGAGGGGGCTCCGTCGCGCGGGCGCCGGGTGGGCGACGTATCGTCCGAATATGCGTGACGAGCGCGTATGCCACCGTCGACGGCGCTCCGGGCCGCCGGGCCCGGACGCGCGGGCCGGTGGACTCCGCCGTACTCGACGCCGAGACCCGCGCGGTGCCCTGCCGGCCGCCGCAGGCGGATGAGGCCCGTGGGCGGGAGCGCGGGCAGCGGGCCCGAGGACGTCTTCGCCGACGGCCGGATGGCCGCCGTACTCACCGGTCTCGTGCGGGACACCGAAGCCTCGGTGGGGCTGGTCTACCTGCTGGTCCCGGGGGAACGAATGCTGCGCCTGGTGCTCATCTCGGGCCTGTCCCGGGAGATCGCCGCCCCCTGGGTACGGATCCCGGCCGACGCCCCGATCCCGGTCGCCGACGCCATCCGGGAGCGGAGGCTCGTCTGGCTGAGCGGTCTGCAGGAGATCGCCCACCACTACCCGCGGCTCGGGATCGTGCTGCCGTACGAGTTCATGCTGGCGGCCGCCCCCATCGCCGACGACACGACCGTATGGGGTGGTGTCGTCCTGCTCTGGCCGGTCTCGCATCCGCCGGAACTCGACGCGCGCGAGCACGAGACGCTCGACGCCCACTGTCGCCTGTCGGCACGGCTGCTGCGGCGGGCCGCCGACCAGGATCCGCCGCCGCCCCACCCCACCGAGCCGCTCGTCGTCCACCCGGAGCGCCCCTCCGAGGCCGACCCGGCCCTCGCGGCGGCCGCCCTCGACCTCGCGGAGCGGCTGCCGGTGGGGTGCTGCGCGCTGGACCTCGACGGGCGGATCACCTTCATCAACACCGCCGCCGCCGAGCTGGTCAACGCCGGGGCGGCAGCGCTCCTCGGGCGGCGGCCGTGGGAGGCGCTGCTGTGGCTGAACGACCCCGCCTTCGAGGACCGCTAT is a window encoding:
- a CDS encoding VOC family protein, whose amino-acid sequence is MTVQPIPEGYPRVTPYLCIDGAAAGIDFYTAVLGAEERMRMPAPGGKIGHAELALGNAVIMLADEFPDIGFRSPKAIGGTPVTLHVYVADVDAVFARALAQGAKELSAVKDEFYGDRTGQFEDPFGHRWSVASHIEDVPAEEMGKRAKEAMESRTPGANGG